Within the Paracoccus everestensis genome, the region TGGCCGCGCGGGACCGTCTGAAGGCGCTGCTGATGGACAGGGCGGCGCGCGACTTTGCGGGCGTCGACATCTATGTGAAGAACCTGGAAATCGGCCCGCCGGTCGGCAAGCCCGTGCAATACCGCGTCAGCGCGCCCGATGCCGATGTCGCCCGCGACGCTGCGCGCAATCTGGCCGCCGTAGTGGCCCGGGAACCACGGCTGCGCGACATCTCGATGGACTGGAACGAACCCGCGCGCGTGGTGCGGGTGGAAATCGACCAGGATCAGGCCCGCCGGTTGGGTGTCACCAGTCAAGAGGTATCGGACACGCTGTCGGCGCTGTTTTCCGGCAAGGTCGTGACGCAACTGCGCGACGACATCTTCCTGATCGATGTCGTCGGGCGGGGCGAGGCTGGCGACCGCAGTTCCATCGACTCGATCCGCAATCTGCAACTGGTGCTGGCCACGGGCCAGAGCGTGCCCTTGTCCTCTATCGTGTCGCTGGAATATGCGACCGAACAGCCGCTGATCGCGCAGCGCAACGGATTGCCGACCGTGACCGTCAAGGCTGCCGTTTCCACCAAGGACCAGCCCGCCACCCTGGTAAACGCCCTCGCCCCGTCGGTGGCCGAGTTTCAGGCCAGCCTGCCGCCGGATGTGACCATCACCGTGGGCGGCACGGTCGAGACCTCGGGCGACAGCCAGGAACCCATCGCCGCCGTTGTGCCGGTCATGCTGCTGATCATGGCGCTGCTGGTCATGGCGCAGATGCAAAGCTTCCGGCTGTCGCTGATCGTCTTCGCCGCCGCGCCCTTGGGCCTGATCGGCGTGGTCGCGGTGCTGGTGCCCTTTGGCGTGCCGATGGGCTTTGTCGCGATCCTGGGCATCCTGGCGCTGATCGGCATCCTGATCCGCAACTCGGTCATCCTAGTCCACGAGATCCAAGAACTGCTGCACAAGGGCCGCAGCCCCTGGCAGGCCGTGTTCGAGGCATCCGACAGCCGTGCCCGCCCGATCCTGCTGACGGCGGCTGCGGCATCGCTGGCGCTGATCCCGATATCGCGCCAGGTGTTCTGGGGACCGATGGCATTTTCAATGATGGGGGGAATCATCGCCGGCACGCTGATCACGCTGGTCTTCGTGCCCGCGCTGTATTGCGCGGTGATGCGAGTCAGGCCGGATCCGGCCTGATCAGTCCAGGCTGGGGAAGAACTTGTCCGACCCGGTGAAAATCTCGCAGCCGTGTGCTGTCACGCCGATGGCGTGCTCGAACTGCGCCGACAGCGACTTGTCGCGGGTCACGGCGGTCCAGTCGTCGGCTAGGACCTTGGTTTCGGGGCGGCCCAGGTTGATCATCGGCTCGATGGTGAAGAACATCCCTTCTTCCAGCATCGGGCCTTTGCCCGACCGGCCGAAATGCAGCACATTGGGCGGCGCATGGAACACCCGGCCCAGCCCGTGGCCGCAGAAATCGCGCACGACCGACATTCCATGCCCTTCGGCATAGGTCTGGATCGCTGCGCCGATATCGCCAAAGGTGGCGCCGGGGCGCACCGCCTCGATCCCCTTCATCAGCGCGTCATGGGTGACCTGGATCAGCCGGCGCGCCTTGATCGGGGCGCGGCCTGCCACATACATCCGGCTTGTATCGCCATACCAGCCATCGACGATCACCGTCACGTCGATGTTCAGGATGTCGCCATTGGCCAGAACCTTGTCGCCCGGGATGCCGTGGCAGACCACATGGTTCACGCTGATGCAGCTTGCGTGTTCATAACCGCGATAGCCGATGGTGGCCGATGTCACGCCCAGTTCCTGCACCCGGCGGGTAATGAAATCGTCAAGCGCGCCGGTGGTGACGCCCGGCTGGACCAGCGGCCCGACCTCGTCCAGGATCTGCGACGCCACGGCCCCGGCCTTGTGCATGCCCGCAAAGTCCTCGCGCGCGTGGATGCGGATGCCTTCCTTGGTGATGTGGCTTTGATCCATGGGTGATCCTTTCGTCTGGCCGCATAGATAGACCCGGATGGTCCCTTGTTCCAGCCCCGCGCGTGCGCATAGATGCGGGACAGCACAGGTTTCAGGGGGCGGAACGATGCAATCCGACAATCCGACGGCGGCGATCCTGGTGATCGGGGACGAGATCCTGTCAGGCCGCACGCGCGAAGGGAACGCGCATCACCTGGCGCAGGTGCTGTCCGCGACGGGCTTCGATCTGCGCGAAATCCGCGTGGTGGCCGACGATCACGACCGGATCGTGGCAGCCATCCGCGCTCTGGACGGCAGCCTGGGCGGCGATTACGACCTGCTGTTCACCAGCGGCGGCATCGGGCCGACCCATGACGACATCACCGCCGATGCCGTGGCCGACGCCCATGGCACCACGGTCGAGATCGATCTCCGGGCGCGCGCCTTGCTGCAGGCCCGCTGCGACCGGATGGGATACGAGCTGACGGAAAACCGCCTGCGCATGGCCCGGATCCCAGTGGGTGCAACCCTGATCGACAACGCCGTATCGGCCGCGCCGGGGTTTTCCATCGGCAACACCCATGTCATGGCCGGTGTCCCCGAGGTGTTCCGCGGCATGGTCGATTGGTTGATCCCCCGCCTGTCCGCGGGCCGCCCCGTCCAGTCGCAAAGCGTCGAGGTTCGGCGCGGCGAAAGCGAGGTGGCCGAGGGGCTGCGCGCGGTGGCGGGCGAATATCCCGACCTGTCGCTGGGATCCTATCCCTTCCAGGATGGGACCGGCTGGGGCACGAACCTGGTGGTACGCGGCCTTGATGCCGGGCGCGTGGCCCAGGCGATGGCGGCGCTGAAAGAACGGCTGTCGCTGTGATGGATGCCCTTCTGGCCCGGGCGTTCGAAGAGACCTGGCCCGCCGCCGAATACGCGGATGCAGGCGGTTTCCGCGTCGGGCGCGGGTTTGGCGCGGGCGGGCGGGTCAGTTCGGCACGGGCGGCGGGGGCATGGGTGCCGGACGATATTCCGGCGGCCGAGGCGGTTCACCGCGCCTGGAACCAGCAGCCGATGTTTCGCGTGCTCGACACGGATCGCGCCCTGATCGACGCCCTGACTGCTGCCGGATACCGGGCGGAAACGCCCACCGCGATCATGCAGGCGCAGGTCGCCGCACTGACAGACCAGGCGATCCCGTACCTGACGACCTTCGCGGTCTGGCCGCCCTTGGCGATTCAGCGTGACCTTTGGTCGGCAGGCAACATCGTTCCGTCGCGGCAGGCCGTCATGGACCGCGTGACCGGGCCAAAGACCGCCATCCTGGGCCGCATCGACGACCGTGCGGCGGGTGCCGCCTTTGCCGCGATCCATGCGGATGTGGCGATGGTTCACGCGGTCGAGGTGCTGCCCCCCTTCCGCCGCCGTGGCCTTGCAGGCTGGATGATGCGGCAGGCGGCGTTCTGGGCCGGGGACGGGGGCGCCACGCGGGTCGGGCTGGCCGTCAGCCGTGCCAATGCGGGTGCGCGGGCAACCTGGGACCGGCTGGGCTTTTCCGAGGTCGCGGGCTATGCCTATTACGCCAAGCCGTCATAGGGCGGCGCGGATGCTGGCGGCGATCAGCGCGGGCACCTCGGGCGCAAGGCCGATGGGATCCAGGCGCGGTCCGGTAAAGCCCGCCTGATCCAGGGCCGTTGGCAGGTCGTCCAGGACGTGTTCCGCCCGCAGCGCGAAAAAGGGCAGGCTGACCGCGCGGTCCAGCCCCCTTGCAGCATCGGCAAGGAAGGGTTCCTGTTCGACAAAGCCCGTGACCACGCGCGCGAAATGCGGGGCGATGCTTTCGGCCAGTGCGGTGGTGATGGCGAAGGACGCCTGCGACCGCTGGGAACCATGCGC harbors:
- the map gene encoding type I methionyl aminopeptidase, producing MDQSHITKEGIRIHAREDFAGMHKAGAVASQILDEVGPLVQPGVTTGALDDFITRRVQELGVTSATIGYRGYEHASCISVNHVVCHGIPGDKVLANGDILNIDVTVIVDGWYGDTSRMYVAGRAPIKARRLIQVTHDALMKGIEAVRPGATFGDIGAAIQTYAEGHGMSVVRDFCGHGLGRVFHAPPNVLHFGRSGKGPMLEEGMFFTIEPMINLGRPETKVLADDWTAVTRDKSLSAQFEHAIGVTAHGCEIFTGSDKFFPSLD
- a CDS encoding competence/damage-inducible protein A, with translation MQSDNPTAAILVIGDEILSGRTREGNAHHLAQVLSATGFDLREIRVVADDHDRIVAAIRALDGSLGGDYDLLFTSGGIGPTHDDITADAVADAHGTTVEIDLRARALLQARCDRMGYELTENRLRMARIPVGATLIDNAVSAAPGFSIGNTHVMAGVPEVFRGMVDWLIPRLSAGRPVQSQSVEVRRGESEVAEGLRAVAGEYPDLSLGSYPFQDGTGWGTNLVVRGLDAGRVAQAMAALKERLSL
- a CDS encoding GNAT family N-acetyltransferase; protein product: MDALLARAFEETWPAAEYADAGGFRVGRGFGAGGRVSSARAAGAWVPDDIPAAEAVHRAWNQQPMFRVLDTDRALIDALTAAGYRAETPTAIMQAQVAALTDQAIPYLTTFAVWPPLAIQRDLWSAGNIVPSRQAVMDRVTGPKTAILGRIDDRAAGAAFAAIHADVAMVHAVEVLPPFRRRGLAGWMMRQAAFWAGDGGATRVGLAVSRANAGARATWDRLGFSEVAGYAYYAKPS